The Juglans microcarpa x Juglans regia isolate MS1-56 chromosome 8S, Jm3101_v1.0, whole genome shotgun sequence genome has a window encoding:
- the LOC121244682 gene encoding uncharacterized protein LOC121244682 produces the protein MASSFDRWEKDPFFSAADEVQESADRMESTYRTWIHAEKDASSMWDSEELRRDLHTALGTTKWQLEEFERAVRSSYGKNSSDDARGRHHEFIIAIEDQISKIENSLRVSNLSESKASLPWVRLDEGERNELALFLSGPSTFVDKTTVKSTTQKDIENPQVTDNGSAHDCSKNSQDSAEWDSVEAREEKSYGHRRTASASADIGAWKIVVPDDECQQSSSNGQTVLPFRKIPSLSGFLSSVEYASKLKWSKNGFRKWKAMDRQQEADTAFLQSPQLSRGINVCYERSKSCLDGCDDCYDKQLYGWYGAIQRQLQRSQYQMQYSRPVQVIFWIALLVFLIVIISCAL, from the exons atgGCTTCGAGTTTTGATCGGTGGGAGAAAGATCCTTTCTTCTCTGCCGCCGATGAAGTTCAAGAATCGGCCGACAG GATGGAATCTACGTATAGAACATGGATTCATGCAGAGAAAGACGCATCTAGCATGTGGGATTCCGAAGAACTCCGCCGGGATCTTCATACCGCCCTTGGCACTACCAAATGGCAG TTAGAAGAGTTTGAACGGGCTGTCCGGTCCAGTTACGGGAAAAACTCAAGTGATGATGCAAGAGGCCGGCACCATGAGTTTATTATCGCAATTGAAGACcagatttcaaaaattgaaaattcctTGAGGGTATCCAATCTTTCAGAGAGCAAGGCATCATTGCCTTGGGTACGATTAGATGAAGGTGAACGCAATGAACTTGCATTGTTTCTTTCAGGACCGTCAACGTTTGTAGACAAAACCACTGTAAAAAGTACTACTCAAAAGGATATTGAGAATCCGCAAGTGACAGATAATGGTTCAGCACATGATTGTTCAAAGAACTCACAGGATTCAGCTGAGTGGGATTCTGTGGAGGCTAGGGAAGAAAAATCATATGGGCATAGGAGAACTGCTAGTGCTAGTGCTGACATTGGTGCTTGGAAGATTGTGGTTCCCGATGACGAATGCCAACAGAGTTCTTCTAATGGGCAGACTGTATTACCTTTTCGAAAGATACCCAGTTTGTCAGGATTTCTAAGTTCCGTGGAATATGCTTCCAAGTTGAAGTGGTCAAAGAATGGTTTCAGGAAGTGGAAGGCAATGGATCGCCAACAAGAAGCTGATACTGCATTTTTGCAATCTCCGCAGTTGTCCAGG GGCATTAATGTGTGCTATGAAAGAAGTAAGAGTTGCCTGGATGGTTGCGACGATTGTTATGATAAGCAACTTTATGGCTGGTATGGAGCTATTCAGAGACAGCTTCAAAGATCTCAGTACCAGATGCAATATAGTCGGCCTGTTCAAGTGATTTTTTGGATTGCTCTTCTCGTCTTTTTGATTG
- the LOC121243870 gene encoding cytochrome c oxidase subunit 6b-1-like translates to MAEAQSHDIPTLSEQYLLKEEKISDKEKEVENPVATAAEEVVTNKAEVSPSPAEESTEATLVATETSSEVIPPAGESPEANSDTVENISEATPPATEATSESSEATEATTESSEEENAGGDQDAIEETPEIKLETAPADFRFPTTNQTRHCFTRYVEYHRCIAAKGEGASECDKFAKYYRALCPGEWVDRWNEQRENGSFPGPL, encoded by the exons atggcggaagcccaaagCCACGATATCCCAACCCTCTCTGAG CAATATTTATTGAAGGAGGAAAAAATATCAGACAAAGAAAAAGAGGTTGAGAACCCAGTAGCTACTGCAGCTGAGGAAGTTGTCACCAATAAAGCTGAGGTCTCACCTTCTCCTGCGGAAGAAAGCACTGAAGCTACCCTGGTTGCCACTGAAACAAGCAGTGAAGTAATCCCTCCTGCTGGAGAGAGCCCTGAAGCCAATTCTGATACTGTTGAAAACATTAGTGAAGCTACTCCACCTGCAACCGAAGCAACCAGTGAAAGTTCCGAGGCAACCGAAGCAACCACTGAAAGTTCTGAGGAGGAGAATGCTGGTGGTGATCAAGATGCTATTGAAGAAACACCAGAGATTAAG CTTGAGACAGCACCTGCAGATTTTCGCTTCCCCACCACGAATCAAACGAGGCATTGCTTTACTCGATATGTTGAGTATCATCG GTGCATAGCTGCAAAGGGGGAAGGTGCCTCAGAGTGTGATAAGTTTGCAAAATATTATCGTGCTCTTTGCCCAGGCGAATGG GTTGATAGATGGAACGAACAAAGGGAGAATGGAAGCTTTCCAGGACCTCTGTAG
- the LOC121243872 gene encoding uncharacterized protein LOC121243872 produces the protein MPQCDVHCSHFKKHGATTIEDFRPSLVSGVYKIISKVLASRLSPVSEQIISKPQNTFICWRQILDSVLIAIECLDHRLREGVSGILCKLDMEKACDHVNLEFLLYLLGRCGFGDRWISWIRHCVASARFSVLVNSTLTNFFDSSRCLRQGDPLLPPSVCYSYGGTWPDGEGRCWRRFPIRIPGG, from the exons atgccTCAATGCGACGTTCATTGCTCTCATTTCAAAAAACATGGGGCTACGACAATTGAGGATTTTCGTCCTAGTCTAGTTAGTGGGGTATACAAGATCATCTCGAAGGTTCTTGCTAGTCGACTAAGCCCAGTGTCGGAACAAATTATTTCCAAGCCTCAAAACACATTTATTTGTTGGAGACAAATCCTTGACTCAGTTCTTATTGCAATTGAGTGTTTGGATCATAGATTGAGGGAGGGAGTTTCAGGCATcctttgcaagcttgacatggaaaaggcatgtgatcatgtgaatttggaatttcttttatatttgctcggtaggtgtggttttggtgaTAGGTGGATCTCATGGATTCGACATTGTGTTGCTAGCGCTCGTTTCTCGGTTCTAGTTAACAGCACCCTTACTAATTTTTTTGACAGTTCTCGTTGTTTGAGGCAAGGAGATCCTTTATTGCCCCCTTctgtttgttatagttatggaggcacttGGCCAGATGGTGAAGGTCGTTGTTGGAGGAGGTTTCCTATCCGGATTCCAG GTGGGTAA
- the LOC121243869 gene encoding E3 ubiquitin-protein ligase APD1-like isoform X2 — protein MVLGPSSSRLMQASSVFVEQVEVRDDAKKGVLLYSFSEKPDLSSQANWSVSNYMILTSGSRKGFSLWLNNGSTIRITCEAPTSALNRLQVVMIKGERTVNTVLPKATGSPDALAPHEAIEGKEAEYSIEEDDKYYLGIINTNPRSIIINMRVNVSAKIYDISKAKNMCSTLTGSCRINLVFPDIQYVILATPDDGGGDDWYIELSFVARVVTYIAILGFLIIVVFLILKYLGACDGESTTVDIAVPEEREVTETDPIMPVKPSRSAYGTGEEGEDSEADSSCSEELYDAKLCVICYDEQRNCFFVPCGHCATCYECASRIMEGESKVCPICRRLIHKLKRLFHS, from the exons ATGGTGCTTGGACCGAGCTCCTCACGGTTGATGCAAGCAAGCTCTGTTTTTGTGGAACAAGTTGAAGTCAGAGATGATGCTAAGAAAGGGGTCCTTCTTTATTCCTTCTCCGAGAAACCTGACTTAAGCTCCCAAGCAAATTGGAGTGTATCAAACTACATGATTCTTACGTCCGGCAGCCGCAAG gGATTTTCCTTGTGGTTGAACAACGGATCAACAATCCGTATAACATGTGAGGCTCCAACTAGTGCGTTAAATCGACTGCAAGTGGTTATGATTAAAG GAGAGCGGACAGTCAACACAGTATTGCCAAAAGCGACAGGTTCCCCTGATGCCCTTGCACCCCATGAAGCAATAGAAG GTAAAGAGGCAGAATACAGCATCGAGGAAGATGACAAGTACTACCTTGGCATCATCAACACGAATCCTAGAAGCATAATTATAAACATGAGAGTGAATGTTTCAGCTAAGATATATGATATTTCTAAAGCTAAGAACATGTGCTCAACACTAACGGGTTCATGTCGGATCAACCTTGTATTCCCTGATATTCAATATGTCATACTCGCCACACCTGACGAT GGGGGCGGTGATGATTGGTATATTGAGCTTTCTTTCGTGGCACGAGTGGTAACATACATTGCAATTTTAG GATTTTTAATAATTGTAGTATTTCTGATATTGAAATACCTTGGAGCCTGTGATGGAGAGAGTACCACAGTAGACATAGCAGTACCAGAAGAGCGGGAAGTAACCGAGACTGACCCTATAATGCCGGTGAAGCCGAGTCGGAGCGCATATGGAACAGGTGAAGAAGGGGAAGATTCAGAAGCAGATAGCAGCTGCTCGGAGGAATTATATGATGCAAAACTATGTGTAATTTGTTACGATGAGCAACGCAACTGCTTTTTTGTTCCTTGTGGCCACTGTGCCACCTGCTATGAATGTGCATCAAG GATTATGGAGGGGGAGAGCAAAGTGTGTCCAATATGCCGGCGGCTTATTCACAAATTGAAAAGATTGTTTCACTCTTAG
- the LOC121243869 gene encoding E3 ubiquitin-protein ligase APD1-like isoform X1, giving the protein MYRQLLTTMPSTSHYRRWPWWRETWARLLAPLTIWLCVFVSIRYGFYGDSQMVLGPSSSRLMQASSVFVEQVEVRDDAKKGVLLYSFSEKPDLSSQANWSVSNYMILTSGSRKGFSLWLNNGSTIRITCEAPTSALNRLQVVMIKGERTVNTVLPKATGSPDALAPHEAIEGKEAEYSIEEDDKYYLGIINTNPRSIIINMRVNVSAKIYDISKAKNMCSTLTGSCRINLVFPDIQYVILATPDDGGGDDWYIELSFVARVVTYIAILGFLIIVVFLILKYLGACDGESTTVDIAVPEEREVTETDPIMPVKPSRSAYGTGEEGEDSEADSSCSEELYDAKLCVICYDEQRNCFFVPCGHCATCYECASRIMEGESKVCPICRRLIHKLKRLFHS; this is encoded by the exons atGTACCGGCAGCTCCTGACGACGATGCCTTCAACAAGTCATTATCGGCGGTGGCCGTGGTGGCGAGAGACCTGGGCTCGCCTGCTGGCTCCTCTGACCATTTGGCTATGTG TTTTCGTCAGCATCCGATATGGGTTTTATGGGGATTCCCAGATGGTGCTTGGACCGAGCTCCTCACGGTTGATGCAAGCAAGCTCTGTTTTTGTGGAACAAGTTGAAGTCAGAGATGATGCTAAGAAAGGGGTCCTTCTTTATTCCTTCTCCGAGAAACCTGACTTAAGCTCCCAAGCAAATTGGAGTGTATCAAACTACATGATTCTTACGTCCGGCAGCCGCAAG gGATTTTCCTTGTGGTTGAACAACGGATCAACAATCCGTATAACATGTGAGGCTCCAACTAGTGCGTTAAATCGACTGCAAGTGGTTATGATTAAAG GAGAGCGGACAGTCAACACAGTATTGCCAAAAGCGACAGGTTCCCCTGATGCCCTTGCACCCCATGAAGCAATAGAAG GTAAAGAGGCAGAATACAGCATCGAGGAAGATGACAAGTACTACCTTGGCATCATCAACACGAATCCTAGAAGCATAATTATAAACATGAGAGTGAATGTTTCAGCTAAGATATATGATATTTCTAAAGCTAAGAACATGTGCTCAACACTAACGGGTTCATGTCGGATCAACCTTGTATTCCCTGATATTCAATATGTCATACTCGCCACACCTGACGAT GGGGGCGGTGATGATTGGTATATTGAGCTTTCTTTCGTGGCACGAGTGGTAACATACATTGCAATTTTAG GATTTTTAATAATTGTAGTATTTCTGATATTGAAATACCTTGGAGCCTGTGATGGAGAGAGTACCACAGTAGACATAGCAGTACCAGAAGAGCGGGAAGTAACCGAGACTGACCCTATAATGCCGGTGAAGCCGAGTCGGAGCGCATATGGAACAGGTGAAGAAGGGGAAGATTCAGAAGCAGATAGCAGCTGCTCGGAGGAATTATATGATGCAAAACTATGTGTAATTTGTTACGATGAGCAACGCAACTGCTTTTTTGTTCCTTGTGGCCACTGTGCCACCTGCTATGAATGTGCATCAAG GATTATGGAGGGGGAGAGCAAAGTGTGTCCAATATGCCGGCGGCTTATTCACAAATTGAAAAGATTGTTTCACTCTTAG